Proteins from a single region of Palaemon carinicauda isolate YSFRI2023 chromosome 1, ASM3689809v2, whole genome shotgun sequence:
- the LOC137638213 gene encoding inner centromere protein-like has protein sequence MPLVQSFTRQSEAWSTRQRRYLSDVAEYNYTLQDLPRKMNLVANALTRNTLQKDQETKEQRNLQLETNTRKMTARHETQEEEQRKTHESIMVASHTAENEEQMKSIKNTNACKMAARYEAEDEEQMNLKRNTNACRKVARREAEDKEQRHLRRITNESRMSARREGEDKEQVNSRRNTYAEWYLDVKHRMKTKETLALKIINKE, from the exons atgcctctggtgcagtcATTTACTCGACAGTCCGaagcctggtccacccgtcaacgccgatatctctccgatGTTGCTGAATACAATTATACCCTTCAGGAcctccctaggaaaatgaatctcgttgccaaTGCCCTAACAAGAAACACACT acaaaAAGACCAGGAAACCAAAGAACAGAGGAATTTACAGCTGGAAACAAATACAAGAAAAATGACAGCTAGACATGAGACACAGgaggaagaacaaagaaaaactcatgaaaGTATAATGGTAGCTAGCCATacagcagaaaatgaagagcagatgaaatCAATAAAGAACACTAATGCATGCAAAATGGCAGCTAGATATGAGGCAGAAgatgaagaacagatgaatttgaaaaggaaCACTAATGCATGCAGAAAGgtagctagacgtgaagccgaagataaAGAGCAGAGGCATTTAAGAAGGATCACTAATGAAagtagaatgtcagctagacgtgaaggaGAAGACAAAGAGCAGGTGAATTCAAGAAGGAACACTTATGCAGAATGGTACCTAGATGTGAAAcacaggatgaagaccaaagaaactcttgccttgaaaataatcaacaaagaatag